In Ciona intestinalis chromosome 7, KH, whole genome shotgun sequence, the genomic window taaattattgCATTTCAAATATTAGATTTAAATGGGGTGGAAAATCCGGACGTATTTAGGTTAATCTTGACATTAATCCAGTTTAATATCACTATCTATAATACGTACCATGTTTGGACAAGGCCATTGAACGCACTTGTAAAGCTCTGGGAccttaaaactaaaatatttatactgcAGAACCAGAAACGCTATTTCCAGTAGCATTCGTAGCACGCACTGCACGAAATATGCAATCGCAATCTTGCGTTCAGTTCTCCATAAGCACGATCTTTGTCTTGAACCCGTACAAGAGCCGCTGGCGCTGCGAACATTGCGGGAAGCGATACAACTTGAAATTAGACGTTTTCTTGGTGAGTTGAAAGACCTGCTGTTGCTTTGCGAGCAAAACTGGGACGGAGATTCAAGGTTTTCAGCAACTTGTGACTGGGCCGCTCTGCCTGCCCCGTCGAACGAACTCTCAACAAAACTTTGTGGCAGTTTAATCAAAGCTGGTGTTGCGGTATTCCCCCACATTTTGCCTCCATTCGGCTGCCGACGTGGTGATGAACGCCCGAAAGAAAAAGTGTTTTCTGAGAAGGCGCTGTCGCATTCGGATTTAGGCCGGACATGCATTAACGTTACAGCTATCTTCTTTTTATCATCGAGCTCCCACACGAAACTGGGTTCCAATACGTCATCCTGATAAAGTCCCCATGGTAAACATATTTAGATTAAAAGCATTTGTTGCTGGATATGAGATTGCATGTACGGcgttataaatacaaaagaaaacaaaattaaatatagaaTTCTTTAGGGGCGTGTATGTTTACAATGCATTGTATGTAATATATCACCCTTATTGGCGATATAAAAGCGTAAGtacactttaaaataaatactccTATAACATATGCGACTTACAACGTAACATTCTTCTGCTACAGCATATTGTCTGCAGCGAGAATTTTccctttgtgacgtcacagaatgTGTAGGTGattgctttgttttaaatacaaggtCGCCATCACTATACCGTCGTACATTCTGTAGTTGAACGTGTTCAAACATCACTGAAGCGTTTGGATgatttcctttgtttacttgTGTCGGTGcttgtatgacgtcattgtgatTGACGTTTGGTTTGAATGGCTCAGATCTGATGATGAAGATAAAAGTTAAGGTGGCcactaaaataaacttatCACTATGctaaaatatacaaacctTGTGGTTTCAACCGTTGGCGCGCTTGGCGTCGTCACGTGATGTGATGGGTAACTGTTACGTGATTCGTAGGTGGGTGGGTTGtcctatgacgtaacaaggcCCATTATATAATTGTGAAAATATGCTTTAACTAAACTtgctataaaaaaatgctatataaaaaaaggtgTTTAGTGTACTTTCAATAAGATATAACTTAGGAATATCGACAGAGTATTTAATGAGCCAAAGCACTTTGCTTTAATTTTGAGCGATTATTTTTCCCATGGGTGGTAGTAGTTAACTACTCGTCCGAACACTGTGGCACTCTTACTACTATTGATTCCAAAACGCGTTTAGGAGACTCTGGTAATTGAAATCGGCCTAGGGTGGTCTGTATTTGAGGTATTAACGCAAAATCAATGCGTGATACAAGAATCTATACACACCAATGGCCACAAAAAGATATCTAATCAACCCCCGTAGGTAAAACGGTTAACCACATAATAAATCTAGAATTCCCGCACAAACGTAAATAAAATCACACATACACTGAAttgtcatatatataatataactttatgaACAACATTTTGTTGTAAGTAACTTACAGGTCTGCGCCTCACACCACCTGAGTACATTGGTGGATGAAAAACTTTTGACAAATTTGTTGACGGTTTTGAAAACCTGGACGTTGAAAGAATCGTCTCATTTAATTGATTCGAAGCACCGAAGTTGCTTTTACGTCGAAGTACTCCAGGATCTGTAACAAGTTACTACTAATTTgttttatggttttataaaattaaacgcaTATAGGtaggaatatatattttgaggATGGGAgattgtttactatcaaattggacgacaaaatagaccgagaaaaaaagaacaaaatggtgtcccatatttccccactcACGgactactaaagatatctctATTATAGGCCGtgtcccactctactatacattaaaatgGGAAATCGGACGTATATACTTTGTGGGGATCAACACACAACAGCTGTCCCAAGTTTcggtattttaatatttatgtataagTCACACTtggtgacatcataatctACGCACCTCGTCTTCGTCTTTTCTTGACGACACCTGCATCTATACGCCTGCCCGATAACTTGCATGGTCCTGGTAGCTTTGAAACTGTGTGTGCGGCATAAACCATGAACATCATTGCTGGTGTTGCAACAATAATTATCTACGAAAATTATATTAGATGTGTCGACATAAAGTGACATTACATAATTACATTTACCTGAAAACCCCAAAATCTCATATGAGAAATGGGGGAAAACTTATTGAAGCAAACATTCTCGCAACCCGGCTGTCGAGTGTTGCATCTGTAAAATAAAGAGACAAATTTCGacttcacaattttttttggtttgttttttaaaaattgcaattgttacttttaaaatatgattaagTTTCGTCATAAACAAAGTAGTAGGGTGGCGAAAGACAACTAttcgttatattttcttgttccatttagtagtaaacatggaacattaaaagagttataaaactgtattcccaccactcccataaaccgttgttaattgtttgaaacaagatcaggatatttgtatattatgtgctaaaagtgtcccatcttccttcaACCCACTatacataaattttaacaatcttcgaaaaaaaaacatttttcgttTACCGGGTCGTTAATAAAATAACGAAACACAAACTTGGAGAAGGCGGTGTTTAAATGACTTGGAACGGTTGCTTTGCAAAACACAAAATGTTCAGACAAAGGTTAAAGCAGGAATTGGTAATTCTACCGGCGTCGGGTATCAATTATTTACACGACAATTGCAATTTCGACATCCCAGTGCGCATGTGGTTGCGACATTTCTAACATATGCATTTGtgacataaaaatgaaaccgTTATGACGACATATACTTACTTGAATGCCGCTTGTTCATCAGCATACACTGTATCCCCTATTCTAGTCACAGCAATTATTCGAAACACAAAAAGCAAAGTCACCCAAACTTTCCCGACAAACGTAGATTGCTTCGAAACTTCGTCAAGTATTTTCTCGATCAAATGCCACGACATTTTACTAATAATTCAACCTTCGCCACTATACGGAATAGGTAACAAACGAAAAATACCCACTTTTATCAACTAATAAAAATACTCCAAGTCTGactgaaacaaacaaaaatccaaACTGTCTATACGTCTTAGACAGGACGATACGATTTGATGTTGATCCACCATCCGCATAATTACAAACTTAGCTGGCACTCGCACTGTTTGGAAACTTAATTGAAATCTTCTGGCTCATTAAATCCGCTTTTCCTCTTGCATTGATTAGCAATTTACAAAGCTTAAGCAAGGTTCAAATACGTGATTATTGTACGCTGAGCCAAGCTCGATACTGATGGCAATATTTGTAGATGCAgagttaataaaattatataacacaCCCTGTGTAATTGACAAACACGTTTCGATATATTAGCAGGGTTTTAAGTTTTAGCGGTTCGTGACATCAGATTGATCAACGGTCTATCTAATCTACTAATGGCTGCAACAGACAGCATGCAAATAGTGCATCATTCAAGAATTCAAAcgtaaaagagaaaaaaatgaaaaagtgcaAACGAGAGAGCTACTTAACTAAATATGCGGTCAGTCTgcttcaataaaataaatcaacgACAAAATTTCCGACCACAGAGATAATGGATGATCGCATTAGAAACCGATATACTGCATAAACTTTGAAACTAGTCCAAAGTCATATGAAATCAAATGACCTATAGTGCGCGTGTTCAGATGTCGAGTAATATCCACATTTATGTTCAATGATAGTTGTATTGATTACTTATCCCAGTctacaataaataatttagaaaaGTTAAATCAAAGCCTTACAAAAGTTCAATCTTCATTAATTATTGGACAAGTCataataaaccaaataaatataCCGGGTATTCAAAAGTAAGCGATTTatagtttaacaaaattacCTCTTCAAATATTACTCAACTAATATTAAACAGATATTCGGGTAAAACCCGATCACATTACTGATGCGTCATATGCGCTAACTttgttattacgtcacaaacgtaaATGACGTAATTCGTCTGGAGCGTTTTGGGAATCCCGTTGCAGTCGAGACCCGTGCGCCTTTATTTTTTAGCAGAAGATTCTTCCCATAAAAGTGCATGCAACCGATATTAACCGATCTTGAAATCAACACTGACAGCAACATCGGTAAATGGGCCATAAGTCAAATATATTGGGCATTATATTTTCGTACAACAGGCGATAAgaccttttaatttttttgaaaataaatacctgcaaaacaacaaattggGTTAGGATGGGacataaaaactaattttaaatcataaaactAAAGTGCGAAATATaccaaattattttattaaactacgatactgtatgtttaattttgaaactCGCACAGAGCTTTATATCTCAAACAGTATAAAGTGCATTTAACAATCTTTTGATGCGGATCTTTTTCTATGTCTAAccgtattttataaataatatttgctcTGACCTTCTGTACATATTTTTTCGTgcgtatatatatttttgacacATGTATATCCAAATCATAATTACTATAACATGTATTTATTCCAGCTTTAAAAAGTGATcgaatattaaattttaattcgTAAATTGCTAAGTATGATTTGTATAAAGTTGACTTCTATATATCAGATGTTCGATttgaatatgtttgttttatagcAAGCCGGAAGCTTTTATAGTTTAGAACAATGATCATACTAGGGTATATGATCGGGAAACACGGTCATAGTAACTTGTGTGTGCTCTCATAATGTTTGTTGTGTTAGTGTTGGGATGAGGTGCTCAAAATTGGCGAAACTTGGTTGCTCATTTATTTTACgacataaaaaagtaattctCAGAGCGGcgacaatattttgtttctgtaaAATGATTATTTTGTGCTTCCCGGCAAAGATAAAATCAGTAGACATAAACAATACGGTAAAACATTCAGTTTGAAATAGGTTGTTCATGTATTAATTTTACCGTATTAGGATAAAACAAGAAAGGTCTTAACATTGCGAAGCAAAGATATTTCCCGTCTTGTTGAAAATGCAAGAAAAGCTGCGAACTGTTCGGCAGAAGTAAACCGATCTTACATCGTGTGTGATCGACTTCCATTCACCAAGATCATTTGTGGTAACGATAGCGAAAAAGACAAAGTTTACAATGAATACATTGTTCCCAATGAAGTTCATTTTATTTGGTTTGGTGAAGAATTTGGTATTTCACATTTCTTCCAATATCTTGCCCTCCGTTCAATCGCAAGCATACAGCAGCCCAATGTCATATTTATCCATCATAATGTTCATGGTAACAAATCAAGTGAGTTGAAATCAGAATTATACTCTCTATTTGGCGCAAAtattaattcaattttaaaactcttctactaataaaaaagaattatagtacaatgggggaagatgggacacttaagcacatattgccaaatatttccaaaaccAAAAtagatgatttttttttggtaataccacgaattagtactatcattcctttattaattgacaacaatttaataaaatataataaaacacacgaggagttatttagcgatccgcacaacaagtgaaattttacaaattcgaaaacacacaggataagatgggacagtttaaaatcattgttaattttgattattaagtgtatttataaataaatattgtatccaacaagtgtatatgaacttgtaataacaaaaaattgattataactattgataaagttgttatttttgctacaaattgggtattactaatctgtttttggcacaagccacttctcataaattatcaccacgtgcaaatgaccaaatttcgaatatattttcaaaatattatctttttattatatcagtatcttatagttgaatatcccctgaggtataaattactgaattaaaagcaaatctttaaaagtttggcaataaaaacatacaaaactacaatgtgggagaagatgggactctaagttgaaatatatttacattagcagtattctgcaacttgtagttaacctaccgagtttaacaggctgtgctagtttatttgccatgtaaacttcatatatataacgttaaaccgatattttttgttgtttttatcttaaattaaagtcatattgacccctgcctattttctttatgcttatatctcagtgtttttttacaaagagtccgtaaaaagaaaattaaaaaagagtctcgtctgacaaagtgtcccatcttcccccaccctactataacataaaCGACACTGTGTCCATTGTGGCtatagcgcgcctgcctgtaacccagaagtaatgggttaaaggctcgacgctgctatcattgtgggcgtatgtattcttgggcaagacacttaacgacaattgctccaacccagtggtcacaaatgggtcgtccaaattatcagccatatataaaaaagaaaaactccCGCCTataataatcacctacaaagtaacatacatggtaactcgtaagctgccacgaggtgtatgaagacccgtgtgataacgactgtcgttatataTTACCGCTCCAAGTGCTTGTGActgaatttcaaatataattgttattctatcaatgtattatatttaaaagtaatcgCCTTTTCCCAAACACTTTGAAAAGTACTGTAGAATAATACTGTAAAATTTCTCTTCATATATCATTAAATATAGAAACCCGCCAAAAAAGGTTTCAAAAATGCCCAAAATTACCTCGCGTTCCTAGTTACCCCgccttactatataaaacgaagctactttgtgtttttttatatttattaaatcatttgttacgtaatataaAACTCGTTCGCAGATCTGATATGGGACAgaataataaaagaaattcCTTGTATTAAGCTTGTATGGAGGAAGGAACCGACTACAATCTTCGGGCACGATGTGAGTACAGATCTCAATCTGATATCTATAGTAAGAAAACAGATTCTTGTCAACGCTGTATAGattgtgtatagtagggtgggaaaagacgggacacctttagcacttactatccaaatatcccgatcgtgggttaaacaattaacagtggtccggaaatagtaaatatacggttttgtaattctttgaatgttctttgtttgctaccaaatgggacgagaaaacaatgaagaaggtgtcccatcttctcccgtACTATATCTTCAACCCGTGTTTTTCAACGGTGTTTAACATGTGCTTAGATATCAACTCATACTTTGAGGTCAGACGTAGCAAGGCTTCGTATTTTACTTGAGAGGGGAGGAATATATGCCGATCTTGACGTCATCACTT contains:
- the LOC100181149 gene encoding uncharacterized protein LOC100181149 gives rise to the protein MSWHLIEKILDEVSKQSTFVGKVWVTLLFVFRIIAVTRIGDTVYADEQAAFKCNTRQPGCENVCFNKFSPISHMRFWGFQIIIVATPAMMFMVYAAHTVSKLPGPCKLSGRRIDAGVVKKRRRRDPGVLRRKSNFGASNQLNETILSTSRFSKPSTNLSKVFHPPMYSGGVRRRPDNPPTYESRNSYPSHHVTTPSAPTVETTRSEPFKPNVNHNDVIQAPTQVNKGNHPNASVMFEHVQLQNVRRYSDGDLVFKTKQSPTHSVTSQRENSRCRQYAVAEECYVDDVLEPSFVWELDDKKKIAVTLMHVRPKSECDSAFSENTFSFGRSSPRRQPNGGKMWGNTATPALIKLPQSFVESSFDGAGRAAQSQVAENLESPSQFCSQSNSRSFNSPRKRLISSCIASRNVRSASGSCTGSRQRSCLWRTERKIAIAYFVQCVLRMLLEIAFLVLQYKYFSFKVPELYKCVQWPCPNMVDCFISRPQEKSTMLIFMFGVTALCIVLTCFELIKLIGRRYYSVKNMMKTSKRDMVGEDRKRSSKRTTLHKLFDSSHPEHCNNIFRQSSDDVDRSSSSDSSSSNSSSSDASALAEASFNSEELSDMLDETVEVVEYNDQAEANEFV